The Spartobacteria bacterium DNA segment AAGAGGGTGCGTATCAGTGCTCCCAAACCGGAGGTCGTGGAGACCATCCAGATGATCTGCTGGGTCATTCCGCCCGAAAACGCCATGACATAAAGTACGAATAAGCCTGTACTCATATTGATAAACAGCAAGTTGCGTGAGCTGCATTTTCTAAGACTGCGGCGTAGCGGGTGGCAGATAAAACGTCCAATGTAAATGGAAAAGACAATTTTCCCCGCATAGGCGAGGAAGAAATATCCTGCTATGACAGATAAGGATATGGGTATGCATATCACTGTCGAAAGCAAAAATATGGCGAGTATCGGAATGAGAAAAAACATGCCGAATCCCATCATGCCCGTGCGTAAAAAATCGGTTCGTAAAAATTGCCAGGATCGCATGGCTGTTTGAGAGAAAATCGAGACAAATAATGCGCCGAAGATCATGGCCGCCAGCATGTAGTAAAGCTGGGTAAGGGCCGGTGCCAACCAGCTGTACTTGTTTTCAGCTTCATCAGATTCTGAGGGCAGGGCGCGCCCGACGGTGCCGCCGACAATGACTTTAGGATCAAGAATCAGATCGGTCTGTGATAGGTAGGATATATTCCCGGATATAATGGTTCCCGGCATGATGACTATATCGGATCCGGCTAAATATACGTCAGTGTCAAACTGACCTTCCAGCGTGATGCTGGCAGCATAAACGGTAACTTTTTTGTGGTAGATCCCCTTGGCGACAACAGTTTCACCTATCAGACAGCTTTCCCCGGCCACTACGGTGTTGGTGTCCAGCATGATGCTGTTGCCTGCGAGAAACAGATTATTCGACACGCTTCCGTTTCCGGAGATGCTACTGGCGAGTCCTCGAAGGTGCTGCTGTACATTCCCGTCAAAAACGATTTGTGACGCCGCAACCCAGATGTCATCCTGCATGAGTCCTGATAGTTGTGCTGTTCGATTGGCCAGGAGAAATAATTCGTTTTCCGCTGTTCCGTCCACGGTAGCATCAGTGTCGCAGTAGAGCCATGTTTCCTGCTCCAATGCATGTCCTGATTCCAGTGTGAATACCTCTTCTTTGAGAAACTGCAGGGCACTGCAGGGCGGCGCGGTGAACAGTAGGCAGGCGATACTGCCGAGCAACAGGTGTGAAAGAGAACGAATTGGACGTAGATTCATCATAGCTCCAGTGAGTGATTGGGAGAGGCGGTTGTAATTTGTCTTCAGCGACGCCATTGCGACAGGCAGTTCATCAGTGCGGGAGCTTTGAGTGTGGCGGCCCTGTTGAGTATGTACAAGTGGATGCCGGGCACCTCCGTGTCAAGCAGTCCGCATATCTGCTGTACCATCCAGTCCAGTCCCATCGCTTCCATGACGGCAGGTTTCTCCTTTTCGTGCTCCATGGATTCAATGAGTTTAACCGGGATTCCGGATCCGGTCATGCTGATCATACGATGGATTTGTTGAATGGACAACGCGGGCATAATGCCGGGTATAATGGGGATAGAGATCCCGGCTTTCACACACAAATCGCGATATCTGTAAAACACATCGTTTTCGAAAAAAAGCTGCGTGGTAACAAAAGATGCGCCCGCATCCATTTTTATTTTCAGATGCTCAATATCTTTTTCCAGCGAAACGGCTTCTGTATGTTTCTCCGGATAACCTGCCACTCCGCAGCATATATCTGGATGTAGTTCTTTTACCAGTGTCACCAAGTCGGATGCGTAACTGAGTCCGTTTTCGGCGGCTTTAAAGCTGCTGCACCCTTGTGGTGGATCGCCGCGCAGACACATGATGTTGCGAATTCCGTCTTCGTAGAGCGATTGAATGATCTCTGCCAGATCATCTTTTGAGTAGCCGACACAGGTTAAATGCGCCACTACGGGCGAAAAGTTGAGTTTGCGCAGCAGTTTGCTGGCTTCCATCGAGTATTCCCGCCCTGAGCCGCCGGCACCGTAGGTAATAGAGACAAAATCGGGGTGCACGGAACGCATGATTTCCAGTGTGCTGCCCAGCATGCCGAATCCCAGCAGGTTTTTGGGCGGAAAAAATTCCAGTGACAGCAGCGGGGTAGCCGCCTTGCTTATCAAATCAGCAACAATCAGTTCTTTCATGCGTTTCCTTTGACTTAAAATTGGATTTTGCACCTTTAATATACCAAACTGAGGGATATTAAATACAATACGTGCATTTCTAACAGGCCGTTAGACGGGAATCAAGTGTTGAAAGGGATAGAGAGCATGACGAATCGTAAACCTGTGTCCATCGCGTCCGCTGCAGTGGTTATTATTGTGTGCATTGTCGGTATTTGCTGGACTCAGCTGCGCCGGCCGCCGGTCATTGATATAAGACAGACGATGTGGCAGGGAAAAACTATGGGGACCATGTATACGGTTCGCATTGACGACCCGCTGAATGCAGAACAGCAGCAGGATGTATATGATGCGGTAGAGCGGTGTTTGGCGGAGGTGAACAAACAGTTGTCACTGTTTGATTCGGAAAGTGTCTTATCCCGCATGAATCGTGCGGGAACAAATGTCTTTATCATGAGTTCCGAACTGGCGGAAGTGATGGTCTGCGCCATGGATCTGGCTCAGCGTTCGCACGGAGCCTTTGACCCGACCGTCAAGCCGCTGGTGTCATTGTGGGGATTCGGTCCAGAAAGAAAGTCGACAGAAGATGTGTCACCGGAAGAGGTTTTTATCGCGAAATCAAAGGTTGGCTGGAAAAACCTGACAGTCGAAGGGGTCGAGGTGACCAAAGGGAGGCCCGGCATTCAGGTGGACCTTGGTGCGATTGCAAAAGGGTACGGGGTGGATCGCGTAGCCTTGTTGCTGCAGCAAAAGGATCTGCAAAACTTTCTCGTGGAAATCGGAGGGGAAACTCGTTCTTGCGGAATGCATGGCGACAAACCCTGGCGCATCGGTATTCAGCTGCCAAAAATGAACGCGGTTCCCGGCGATGGACTGTCTGACATCCTTGAACCAGTCGATATGGCACTGGCAACATCTGGTGATTACCAGAATTTTTATTACGATAAGGAAGGACATATACGCAGTCATATCATAGATCCGAGGACGGGATATCCCGTTGATCATGCGTTAGCCAGTGTGACCGTTGCTGCTCCCTCCTGTATGCTGGCCGATGGTCTGGCAACGGCGCTGTACGTTCTGGGGCCGGAAGAGGGTACAAAACTGCTGGCGCATTATCCCCGGACGGCCGCTCTTTTTATCGAGCGCACCGGCGAGAAGACCTTTAATAAAGTATTTACCAGTGGTTTTAAGGAGCTTGCCGGCAGTTCCAATGTCTGGAACTAATTGAGAAAAAGTTCCAATGTCTGGAACTTTTACGTAGTTTAACTACATTAGTGTAGCGTTGTACCTGTTCGACGCAGTGATGTCATTACAACCGTTGCAGTGCCGTAAAACAGTTGTGTGATAACGTATTACCTACTGAAAATATTCAAAGCAGTTGTTTAAATATATATTCACCTTTTACTTGCGTGTTTTTGTCTAAAACTGCATAGTTCTATCACTTTCTTATGCAAGTTAAATTAAGGTTAGTATTTTAGCTTGTGAAAGAGAGGAAAGTCGTCAAAAGCAAAACATATAAATTAATCTACGAGGAGGTAGACATCGTATGAAGAACACATTGAAAGTAATGTTTAGTTGCGCCGCAGTTACATGTCTTGTTGCCGCATCCGCCCATGCAGGCTGGTTCAGCAAGGACAAAAAAACGGTCATCGGATTTTCTCTGCCGACACAGCAGGAAGAACGCTGGGTTCGCGATGCAAGTTCCATGAAAGAAGCTGCAGATGCTGAAGAAGGCGTTACACTGAAAGTTCAGATTTCCAACAATGATGCTGCTAAACAGCTGGCACAGTGCGAAAATCTGCTGACTCAGGGTGTATCGGTTCTGATCGTGGCTCCGCAGGATGCCAGCAGTGCTGCTACCATCGTCAAAAAAGCACACAAAATGGGCGTTCCGGTTATTTCTTATGACCGTTTGATCATGAATTGCGACGTCGATCTGTATACATCCTTTGACAATGTCAAAGTGGGTGAACTGCAAGGTGCCTATATTACGGATTTAGTTCCTAAGGGTAATTACATTCTGCTCGGTGGCGCACCTACAGATAACAATGCCAAATTGTTCCGCGCCGGCGCTATGAAATACATTCAGCCGTTGATCGACAAAGGCGATATCAAAGTCGTCATGGATCAGTGGGTGAAAGATTGGCAGCCGACCGAAGCCATGAAACTGGCTGAAAATGCACTGACTGCCGCTGATAACAATGTACAGGCTATTCTTGCTCCGAATGACGGTACCGCAGGCGGCTGCATCCAGGCATTGGCTGCCCAGGGTTTGGCCGGCAAAATTCCTATCACGGGTCAGGATGCTGAACTGGCTGCTGCACAGCGCATTGTTGAAGGCACGCAGAACATGACCGTATTCAAAGATACGCGTGCTCTGGCTCTTGCAACCTTCAAAGCCGCCATGCAGATGGCTGCCGGTGAAAAAAGCATCGAAGGTGCTGATCAGGTCGTAAACAACAACCAGATGGATGTACCTTCTCTGTTGTTGACCCCGATCACGGTCACCAAAGACAACATCGACGAAGTTCTCGTGGATAGCGGATATCTGAAAAAAGATGACGTATACAAATACGCGAAATAATTGAAATATAAGTCGGGCGCCGGATTTTCCGGCGCCCCCTTTTTTTAGTGTCCGATTTACAACTGTCCAAATCCTGAGGGAAATACGCTCAAACGAGGAGGTTTGTGCGCCTTTTTGCTTGGGAAAGGAGGATAATGTGGATGATTCTATCCTTGAAATGAAAAGTATCGTAAAGGAATTTCCTGGTGTGCGCGCGTTGGATGATGTGACATTTAATGTGAAACGCGGTGAAATTCATGCCCTCGTCGGAGAAAATGGCGCAGGGAAGTCGACCTTAATGAAGGTGCTCAGCGGGGTGTATCCCTATGGTACCTATGAGGGCGACATTATTATCAATGGTGAAATTCAGCGATTCGATTGCATTCGTAACAGTGAAGATAAAGGTGTTTCGATCATTTATCAGGAACTGGCGCTTGTGAAGCAGATGAATATCGCTGAGAACATAAGCTTAGGCTATGAAATTGCACAGAAAGGCATTATTAACTGGGATGAAACCTTTTTAAGGGCGGAAGCCTGTCTGAAAAAAGTTGGCCTGACGGCTCCGCCGACAACACTGGTTAACAACTTGGGTGTAGGCGAACAGCAGATGGTTGAAATCGCGAAGGCGTTGTCTAAAAATGCAAGTATCCTGATTCTAGACGAACCGACCGCCGCGCTGGCGGAAGAGGAAACCGCAACGCTGCTTAATCTGCTCCGTGTACTG contains these protein-coding regions:
- a CDS encoding methylenetetrahydrofolate reductase [NAD(P)H], which gives rise to MKELIVADLISKAATPLLSLEFFPPKNLLGFGMLGSTLEIMRSVHPDFVSITYGAGGSGREYSMEASKLLRKLNFSPVVAHLTCVGYSKDDLAEIIQSLYEDGIRNIMCLRGDPPQGCSSFKAAENGLSYASDLVTLVKELHPDICCGVAGYPEKHTEAVSLEKDIEHLKIKMDAGASFVTTQLFFENDVFYRYRDLCVKAGISIPIIPGIMPALSIQQIHRMISMTGSGIPVKLIESMEHEKEKPAVMEAMGLDWMVQQICGLLDTEVPGIHLYILNRAATLKAPALMNCLSQWRR
- a CDS encoding FAD:protein FMN transferase, giving the protein MTNRKPVSIASAAVVIIVCIVGICWTQLRRPPVIDIRQTMWQGKTMGTMYTVRIDDPLNAEQQQDVYDAVERCLAEVNKQLSLFDSESVLSRMNRAGTNVFIMSSELAEVMVCAMDLAQRSHGAFDPTVKPLVSLWGFGPERKSTEDVSPEEVFIAKSKVGWKNLTVEGVEVTKGRPGIQVDLGAIAKGYGVDRVALLLQQKDLQNFLVEIGGETRSCGMHGDKPWRIGIQLPKMNAVPGDGLSDILEPVDMALATSGDYQNFYYDKEGHIRSHIIDPRTGYPVDHALASVTVAAPSCMLADGLATALYVLGPEEGTKLLAHYPRTAALFIERTGEKTFNKVFTSGFKELAGSSNVWN
- a CDS encoding sugar ABC transporter substrate-binding protein, yielding MKNTLKVMFSCAAVTCLVAASAHAGWFSKDKKTVIGFSLPTQQEERWVRDASSMKEAADAEEGVTLKVQISNNDAAKQLAQCENLLTQGVSVLIVAPQDASSAATIVKKAHKMGVPVISYDRLIMNCDVDLYTSFDNVKVGELQGAYITDLVPKGNYILLGGAPTDNNAKLFRAGAMKYIQPLIDKGDIKVVMDQWVKDWQPTEAMKLAENALTAADNNVQAILAPNDGTAGGCIQALAAQGLAGKIPITGQDAELAAAQRIVEGTQNMTVFKDTRALALATFKAAMQMAAGEKSIEGADQVVNNNQMDVPSLLLTPITVTKDNIDEVLVDSGYLKKDDVYKYAK